Within Stella humosa, the genomic segment TGGAGCGGGCCGCCAGCGGGCGCCTGATCGGCCGCGCCCGCAGCGGACGCGCCGAAGGGGTGGAGGAGGCCGGGCTGCGCCTCGACGTCGCCCGCGACCTGAAGCGCATCGAGGCGCACCTGGCGGCGGCGGCCTACCCGCTCCTCGAAGCCTCGGGCGAACTGAGGCCGTCGCGCCTGGCCACCTGACCCATCAGGCTGCTTGACCCATCAGGCCGGCTCGCCCGGGGCCAGGGTGCGCAGCTGGAGGGCGTGGACGCGGTCGGCCAGCTCGGCCGCCAGCACGCCATAGACCATCCGCTGGCGCTCGACCCGGGACCGGCCGGCGAAGGCCGCCGACACGATCTCGACCCGGAAATGCGTCTCGCCCTCCGGCCGGGCACCGCCATGGCCGGCATGGCGGTGGGAATCGTCGGCGATCTCCAGCGCGGTCGGCGCGAACGCCTGCGTCAGCTTGTCGCGGATACTGTCCTGCACGCTCATCTCGGCCCCCGCAATGCGACCCGGTTGATTCTCTATGGGTGGCGCCAAGGCAGACCAGATCGGGCGGCGGCCTGTCAACGCGCGCGCCACCGGCAATCGGCGACCGCCCCGCTTGTCTGGCCCTGCCGGCCCGACCATACTTCGCCCCATGAGACGACGGTTCGAACGCGTCGCCGTTGCCCCCGACCCGGAGGAGGCGCGG encodes:
- a CDS encoding BolA family protein, whose protein sequence is MSVQDSIRDKLTQAFAPTALEIADDSHRHAGHGGARPEGETHFRVEIVSAAFAGRSRVERQRMVYGVLAAELADRVHALQLRTLAPGEPA